The Candidatus Synechococcus calcipolaris G9 DNA window TAGAGACGAAAGAGTCCCCACATCCCTAGGGCAATAAACAGTAAACTCACCCCCTGGGCAATGCGTAGGGGCCCAAGCATGAGGCTATCGGTGCGTAGGCCCTCAATCCAAAAGCGACCCAGGCTATAGGCAATTGCATAGACTAGGGCAATGGTTCCGGGCCGATTCAGGGGCGATCGCCAAAACAGTCCCATGAGAATCCCAAATACGCCCAAATTCCAGAGGGATTCATAGAGAAAGGTGGGGTGATAGTAGGCAACATCGGCAAAACCAGGAGGCCGCTGCCCTGGGGGAATGAGCAATTTCCAGGGTAAATCCGTGGGTGTACCAAAGGCTTCTGAGTTAAAAAAGTTTCCCCAACGACCGATCGCCTGGCCCAGGATTAAAGATGGGGCAATAATATCGGCAAGTTGCCAAAAGGGTAGACGACGAACATAGCTGTAGAGGGACATGGCCAACAAACCGCCCAAAATAGCCCCGTGGATGGCAATCCCACCCCTCCAAATTTGGATAATCTGCTCAGGATGCTGCTGATAAAAATCCCACTGAAAGGCAACATAGTAGAGGCGGGCGGCGGGAATGGCACCAATGACCAACCAAATTGCTAAGTCTGCGACAACGTCAGGGTCAATCTCGCGGTGGCGGGCAAGGTGCTGACTTAACCAAATTCCAATGAAAACCGCTGAGGCAATGAGGACACCATACCAGCGTAAACTAATCAAACCTAGGTCTAGGGTCGGCCCCGGCGAGGTAAATTCAAATGCCAGCATGGGAAAATATAACGCTCTTAGGATAGCTAGGATAGGTTCACTGACTAAACTATACCCTTTGATTTGTTCCCCTAGGGGCGATCGCCCAAATCCTAGGCGGGGCTGACGACATGACTAACGGCCCGCTCAAGCTGGGACAGAACAACAATTTGGCCACTACTAAGACCATCCACAAGTTGTTCAAGGGCATCATATTCGTAGGGGCCCAGTTCCGAAGTCCAGAGTAATTGATTAATTTGCCGTTCCTGGGAGGGAGTAATCAGGCGAGTTGCCAGAATACGGCGGATGGCATCTAGAAGTTTCATGGTGAGCTATCAAATGCTTTACACTTCTTAGTCTGGCAGAGAGCCAACCCCACGAACGTGATAGGCACAACCTGGAAAAAGTGATCTTCATCACACGGAACCTTTTACGGGTGGAATCGACATAGGTCTCATGCTTACACCGTAGGCTACAATGATACCCAATTTGAATCATTTGGCCACATTGCCTAAAGATCATCTTTAATTGCCACCTGATTTCAATTTCTAAGTCACTTAGTTTGACTGTTTTTCCCCCAAGGGGCATAGGATCGGGTTCTCTAGGAAATGGTTTCTTGTAAGCCTTTCCGACAAGCTACGACAATTGTAAATTTGACTGACTTGTTTTGTTCGTTAAACGTTAAACAAGGTTACATGAGGAGTCTCACAATGAAATCATTCCTGCAATTT harbors:
- the lgt gene encoding prolipoprotein diacylglyceryl transferase, which encodes MLAFEFTSPGPTLDLGLISLRWYGVLIASAVFIGIWLSQHLARHREIDPDVVADLAIWLVIGAIPAARLYYVAFQWDFYQQHPEQIIQIWRGGIAIHGAILGGLLAMSLYSYVRRLPFWQLADIIAPSLILGQAIGRWGNFFNSEAFGTPTDLPWKLLIPPGQRPPGFADVAYYHPTFLYESLWNLGVFGILMGLFWRSPLNRPGTIALVYAIAYSLGRFWIEGLRTDSLMLGPLRIAQGVSLLFIALGMWGLFRLYWLGKALPELPKASTN